Part of the Candidatus Abyssobacteria bacterium SURF_5 genome is shown below.
TCCTCGAAGTGATCCGGGATGAGGCCTTGTTCGAGTCGATAAGAAAGAGCTCTGAAACAGGGCTGCCTCCCTCGCCCGAGGAACTCGATGTCCCCTTTGTCTTCGGCAGCGGCGAATCGCAGCGAGTGTATCGCAAGAGCGTAAGCCCCATGAAAGCGGAGACGGGCAAGCTCATCGGCACGGTCACCATCCTGCAGGATATCACTCATCTTTACCAGCTCGACAGAATGAAGAGCGATTTCATCTCCGCCGTCTCGCATGAGTTCAGGACTCCGTTAACCTCGATCGCGATGGCGGCCGGTCTCTTGCTCGAGCAATCTGCGGGCGAAATAAATGAGAAGCAAAGAGAACTGCTCGAGGCCGCCCGCGAGGACGTGGAGCGATTGACGCGACTGGTTAACAACCTTCTGGATTTTTCCAGAATCGAATCGGGACGCTTGGAATTGACTCTTTCTCCCGTCGATCCGGCCCGCATTCTTGAACTCTCGACGCGACCGTTCAAGCTGCAAATGGAAGAAAAAGGCATCCAACTCGCGATCGGCGTGCAGGGGACGCCGGCGCTTGTGGAAGCCGATCCCAACAAAATCGGCTGGGTCATCAGTAATCTCATCGGCAATGCCCTGCGCTACACCGACTCCGGCGGCCGCATTACGCTCGGCGCCGTCCAGAAAGGGGAGCGCGTACACTTTTCAGTCCAGGATACAGGTGTCGGTATCCCTGCCGAGTTCCAAGAGAAGATTTTCGAGAAGTTCTTCCAGGTGAAGGATCGCGGGGTGATGGAACATGGAGGCGCCGGTCTCGGTCTTGCTATCTCAAGGGAGATTATTCAAGCTCATAACGGAAGGATTTGGGTGGAAAGCGAACCGGGAAAAGGCAGCAAATTCATCTTCACTCTGCCGGTCTCAAAAACGATGGCCACTTCGAAAGCCGAACGATGATGAGCGCAAGAATACTCGTTGTCGAAGACAACGCCCACATAATTCTCGGGATTCGCATGGCTCTTGAGGCGCGGGGATTCGAGGTTCTGGTTGCGAAAGACGGCCTGGCTGCCATGGAGATGGCTTTTGATGTGAAGCCGGACATCATTCTTCTTGACTTGATTATACCAAAATTGGATGGCTTTGCCGTCCTTGACGGACTGAGGAAAAATGCGGCGACACAGCAAATTCCCGTCGTTGTTATCAGCGCAAAGGCGGGCGAGGAAGATATCCGGAGGGCTCGCGAGCTTGGCGCACGCGACTACCTGGTGAAACCGTTCGATCCGCAAGAACTTGCCGCCGCTGTCGAGCGAACGCTCGCCGACACCGCCCCGATGAAGGAGAAGAAATCATGAAGAAAAACCCGATTCTCGTTGTGGATGATGAAAAAAATATCCGGACGACTCTGAGACAGGCTCTTGAGAGCGCCGGATATCGTGTGGAAACGGCCGTCAGCGGCGAAGACGCTCTGGCCAAGTTGGCGGAATCGAGTTTCGACCTGTTGTTCCTCGACATAAAACTCCCCGGAATCGACGGGCTCGAAGTATTGCGCAGGTTGCGGGCCGAAGGCAAGCGCTTGCCCGTCATCATCATTACCGCCTACGGCACCATCGAAAGCGCCGTCGATGCAATGAAAATGGGAGCCGTCGATTACCTGCGGAAACCGTTCGCTCCCGACCAGATTCGCGACATGGCGTCCACCGTGCTGTCGCGCCCGGAACTGAAAGAACATGAGCTGGAAACATATGATCAACTCCTGGAATATTCGAAAATGTGGATCAACGAGCTCGATGTCGGAAAGGCCGCCGAATTTCTCCAAAAGGCCATCGGAGCCGATTCTTCCCGTCCCGAAGCCTTCAACCTGCTCGGCATCATCTTGGAATTGAAAGGAAACCTACTCGAGGCCCAAAAACGATATCGCGCCGCCATTGCGCTCGATCCCACATTCGAGCCGGCGCATCATAATCTTTCCCGCGTCACGGAACTGGATTATACCAGGAAAGGGATTGATTTCGGGCCGGAGCCGCACAAAGAAGATGATGGAAAGGAGAAAAAGTCCTGATGTACGCGCTGATAGTCGGCTGCGGCAGACTCGGCTCTCGTCTGGCAAATCAGCTCTCGCGCGCCGGACATAACGTGGTTGTCGTCGATCGTGTCAAGGAGGCCTTTAACCTGCTGAGCGCAGAGTTCAGCGGGTTTCAAGTGACCGGGGACGCTTCCGACCAGGAGGTTCTCAAAGAGGCGAAAATTCAAGAGGCCGACCTGCTCGCAGCCGTCACCGATGATGACAACGTCAATCTCCTGATCGCGCAATGCGCGCGAGAACTGTATCATGTCCCGAAGGTTCTCGCTCGTGTCGGCGATCCGCTAAAGGGCGCGATCTTTCAAGAGATGGGGCTTCACATTCTGTGTCCTACCACAATCTCGGCGGATGCGTTCGGAGCGGAAATATTGAAACAGGGGGAATAAGGGAGGCACTGTGCGCGTCATTATCGTTGGGGGCGAAAAGCTGGTTTATTTTCTGGGAAGACTTCTTATCTCCGGCGGCAGCACCGTTGCCGTCATCAGTAAAAAGGCTGAAGAATGCCAGGAGATTGTCCGACAATTGGAATCTCTGGTTATCTGCGGAGACGGAAGCGATCCCCGCAGGCTGGAGGAAGCCGAAGCAGGTCGCGCCGACGCCGTCGTTGCCGTTACCCCCTATGACGCCGACAATCTTGTCATCTGTCAGATCGCGAGCCGAAATTTCGGCGTCCCGCGCACGATCGCGCTGCTCAACGATCCAAACAATGAGCTTCTCTTCAAGCGCCTTGGAGTTAGCTCGGTCTTTAATCAGACGAAATTGATTTCCACCCTCATCCGTCAGCGATTATCGGTCGAAGATATCGTGAATCTGTTCCCGATTGCGGAAGAAAAAGTG
Proteins encoded:
- a CDS encoding HAMP domain-containing protein, with product MDPRKSLRAKVLLGYLVLVTATAILGVWAVANFVILGGSINQILQRNYRSVKAAQIMSGAIERQDSAELMYLFGRHEEAEQLFRASETVFLEEYGRAKDNVTEEGEAEIIESIGNLYPEYLLLFDRLKQTENGGEFYLSAVKPAFDKAKDAINDLLQVNQDAMIRAEEAAERRSEFAVYSSLGISALVVAFGIVFALKLSQVIIRPLEKVIAAAKEIGEGRLDLSVEAESRDETGLLAHEFNEMATRLRNYHAMNLERLLAEQKKADVIVNTIRDCILVTDQQNCLTLLNPAAEQLFNTTNERARGKHFLEVIRDEALFESIRKSSETGLPPSPEELDVPFVFGSGESQRVYRKSVSPMKAETGKLIGTVTILQDITHLYQLDRMKSDFISAVSHEFRTPLTSIAMAAGLLLEQSAGEINEKQRELLEAAREDVERLTRLVNNLLDFSRIESGRLELTLSPVDPARILELSTRPFKLQMEEKGIQLAIGVQGTPALVEADPNKIGWVISNLIGNALRYTDSGGRITLGAVQKGERVHFSVQDTGVGIPAEFQEKIFEKFFQVKDRGVMEHGGAGLGLAISREIIQAHNGRIWVESEPGKGSKFIFTLPVSKTMATSKAER
- a CDS encoding response regulator, with amino-acid sequence MMSARILVVEDNAHIILGIRMALEARGFEVLVAKDGLAAMEMAFDVKPDIILLDLIIPKLDGFAVLDGLRKNAATQQIPVVVISAKAGEEDIRRARELGARDYLVKPFDPQELAAAVERTLADTAPMKEKKS
- a CDS encoding response regulator; its protein translation is MKKNPILVVDDEKNIRTTLRQALESAGYRVETAVSGEDALAKLAESSFDLLFLDIKLPGIDGLEVLRRLRAEGKRLPVIIITAYGTIESAVDAMKMGAVDYLRKPFAPDQIRDMASTVLSRPELKEHELETYDQLLEYSKMWINELDVGKAAEFLQKAIGADSSRPEAFNLLGIILELKGNLLEAQKRYRAAIALDPTFEPAHHNLSRVTELDYTRKGIDFGPEPHKEDDGKEKKS
- a CDS encoding TrkA family potassium uptake protein, coding for MYALIVGCGRLGSRLANQLSRAGHNVVVVDRVKEAFNLLSAEFSGFQVTGDASDQEVLKEAKIQEADLLAAVTDDDNVNLLIAQCARELYHVPKVLARVGDPLKGAIFQEMGLHILCPTTISADAFGAEILKQGE
- a CDS encoding TrkA family potassium uptake protein — encoded protein: MRVIIVGGEKLVYFLGRLLISGGSTVAVISKKAEECQEIVRQLESLVICGDGSDPRRLEEAEAGRADAVVAVTPYDADNLVICQIASRNFGVPRTIALLNDPNNELLFKRLGVSSVFNQTKLISTLIRQRLSVEDIVNLFPIAEEKVNATEIRINDGHPCANKQLMDIPLPPGALLAVVIRGESVIIPRGDTRLLPGDSAILITTPKEQGPALRILTGEK